A stretch of the Medicago truncatula cultivar Jemalong A17 chromosome 5, MtrunA17r5.0-ANR, whole genome shotgun sequence genome encodes the following:
- the LOC11422165 gene encoding uncharacterized protein: MGTKIQSLPGYYSMMRDLNEESSSCGWPLFYGDKTPTNGKYYDSYLPSATTDACSVHDKDVVKRMMLEHEAIFKNQVYELHRLYRIQRDLMNDFKRKELLRNQMPVEASFCSGPLTSQVTTEDGRKWHVSGFPVGNSAYAKTTVSGAAGVHSPLGSVQGISNQAGPFPLPDGCSLKDVGMLESTRPSKVRRKMFDLSLPADENVDSDESDEKISDEKTSGSTLFLPDRGCKNGKEDDRGKTCCQDTSRSEQSLRRNGFADLNEPVQVDETYDSPFVHVPSNSVAATECSDLTASAKQKLQFFGSPREHLLNSRQGTESWARNNGYLENNGNGEGGIPSLAEEGHAKNNLQPVPQVLKQEKLLLSSHTMQHSYNKAHEPASDYVDGRNKADVWTEKTASERNHEYSVNKHPESVLPLHRPGLFPAAPSYDLSRSWSHSAASWGMASCSLSQKLMSVQTPSCLNLSGSINRNFQSQQSNGRLEQCWPLNINSKPNPGIQYDLPLRNGFYPGSSSGAKEPSMNMSSISYDYPNHNNEKKSRKDIDLNVILSNGSYNNNLVPQSSVGLMDGDALSWLRAKSARTNEAQNTDRSSITAEETSFLHTASLSMKGETGKGPSGNFMHGVTSVSCSNNIDQRRIEVSKSSSTKKILGVPIFDMPHISPKKELSSITSPSVSMRAPSEAEVVENKHKNRMLDINLPCDANGLEFDKEGFIETVVSKTRSPTAVVDSRNQIDLNLSMSEDEGSFTTIPSADTKKKDKIDLEAPAVPKSEEDLVPEENKLETSLVSPQIPQVAVEQPQDELMRNAAEAIVVLSSISRDQVHTVIDSPSESSMEDPLGWFVDVVSSCKDNLESKCDNSKGKDGEDDEGLDYFESMTLKLEEMKEEDYMPKPLVPENFKVEETASTLPTRTRKGPARRGRQKRDFQRDILPGLVPLSRNEVTEDIQTFGGIMKATGHSWQSGLTRRSSTRNGSGRGRGRPRRQTQVTPSSSPPVVTNESSTPLTQQLNNIEVALEDRSLTGWGKTTRRPRRQRGPPAGNSLLIPIT; the protein is encoded by the exons ATGGGAACCAAGATTCAGAGTCTCCCAGGATATTACTCAATGATGAGAGATCTTAATGAGGAATCCAGCAGTTGTGGCTGGCCGCTATTTTATGGCGATAAAACACCGACAAATGGGAAGTATTATGATAGTTATCTTCCAAGTGCCACCACAGATGCATGTTCTGTGCATGACAAGGATGTTGTGAAGCGGATGATGCTTGAACATGAGGCTATATTTAAGAATCAG GTTTATGAACTCCACCGTTTATACAGAATACAAAGGGATTTGATGAATGATTTCAAAAGGAAAGAGTTACTCAGAAACCAGATGCCTGTTGAGGCATCGTTTTGTTCAGGTCCCTTGACATCTCAAGTAACAACTGAAGATGGAAGAAAATGGCATGTTTCTGGCTTTCCTGTGGGAAATTCGGCTTATGCTAAGACAACTGTTTCGGGTGCTGCGGGTGTTCATTCTCCTTTAGGTTCTGTTCAAGGAATAAGCAACCAAGCTGGTCCCTTTCCATTGCCAGATGGATGTAGTTTAAAAGATGTTGGCATGCTCGAGTCCACCAGACCATCAAAAGTGcgaagaaaaatgtttgacctTTCGCTCCCTGCTGATGAAAACGTTGATTCTGACGAAAGTGATGAAAAGATCAGCGATGAAAAGACAAGTGGTTCGACATTATTTCTTCCCGATAGAGGTTGTAAAAATGGAAAGGAGGATGATAGAGGGAAGACTTGTTGCCAGGACACTTCAAGATCTGAGCAGTCTTTAAGAAGAAACGGTTTCGCTGACTTAAATGAACCTGTTCAAGTGGATGAAACATATGATTCTCCTTTTGTTCATGTTCCGAGTAATTCAGTTGCCGCAACTGAATGCTCCGATCTCACTGCCAGTGCCAAACAAAAGTTACAGTTTTTTGGTTCGCCCAGAGAACATTTACTAAACTCGCGTCAGGGAACTGAGAGTTGGGCCAGAAACAATGGATATTTGGAGAATAATGGGAATGGAGAGGGGGGAATTCCCTCGCTGGCTGAGGAAG GGCATGCTAAAAACAACCTACAGCCTGTGCCGCAAGTCCTCAAACAAGAGAAATTGCTTTTATCTTCGCATACAATGCAGCACTCGTACAACAAAGCACATGAACCTGCATCTGATTATGTAGATGGTCGAAACAAGGCTGATGTGTGGACGGAAAAGACAGCTAGTGAAAGAAACCATGAATACTCCGTTAATAAACATCCCGAGTCCGTGTTACCTTTACATAGACCTGGTCTTTTTCCAGCTGCTCCTTCCTATGATTTATCGAGATCTTGGTCTCACTCTGCTGCTTCTTGGGGAATGGCGAGTTGCAGCCTAAGCCAGAAGTTGATGTCAGTTCAGACACCTTCATGTCTAAATTTGTCCGGTTCAATCAATAGGAATTTTCAGTCACAACAGAGTAATGGGAGATTGGAGCAGTGTTGGCCTCTAAATATCAATTCCAAGCCTAATCCAGGTATTCAGTATGATCTACCATTACGGAATGGATTTTATCCAGGGTCTTCATCTGGCGCCAAGGAACCATCGATGAATATGTCTTCCATTAGCTATGACTATCCAAATCATAATAATGAAAAGAAATCTAGAAAAGACATTGACTTAAATGTGATTCTTTCGAATGGTTCATACAATAACAACTTAGTTCCTCAGTCAAGTGTTGGGCTAATGGATGGAGACGCGCTGTCATGGCTTAGAGCAAAATCCGCTCGTACCAATGAAGCACAAAATACCGATAGAAGCTCCATTACTGCAGAAGAGACAAGTTTTCTTCACACTGCTTCCTTGTCCATGAAAGGTGAAACTGGAAAAGGGCCTAGTGGGAATTTTATGCATGGTGTAACTTCAGTTTCGTGCTCTAATAATATTGACCAAAGGAGGATTGAGGTAAGTAAAAGCTCTAGTACTAAGAAAATTCTTGGTGTTCCGATATTTGATATGCCTCATATCTCTCCCAAGAAGGAGTTGTCTTCAATCACTTCTCCCTCTGTGTCGATGCGTGCTCCATCTGAAGCAGAAGTGGTGGAAAATAAGCACAAAAACCGGATGCTTGATATCAACTTGCCATGTGATGCTAATGGTCTTGAGTTTGACAAAGAAGGTTTCATTGAAACTGTTGTTAGTAAGACTAGATCTCCTACAGCAGTAGTAGATTCTAGAAATCAAATTGATCTGAACTTAAGCATGAGTGAGGATGAAGGATCATTCACAACTATTCCAAGTGCCGATACAAAAAAGAAGGACAAGATAGACCTGGAAGCCCCTGCAGTTCCCAAGTCAGAGGAGGATCTCGTTCCAGAAGAAAACAAGCTTGAAACTTCTCTAGTGTCACCCCAAATTCCACaagttgctgttgaacagccaCAGGATGAACTTATGAGAAATGCAGCTGAAGCAATTGTTGTCCTTTCATCTATTTCCCGTGATCAAGTGCATACTGTGATCGATAGTCCATCTGAAAGTTCCATGGAGGATCCACTAGGTTGGTTTGTGGATGTAGTTTCCTCGTGTAAAGATAATCTTGAAAGCAAGTGTGATAATTCGAAGGGAAAAGACGGTGAGGATGATGAAGGATTGGATTATTTTGAGTCCATGACATTAAAACTCGAGGAGATGAAAGAAGAAGACTACATGCCGAAGCCTCTTGTTCCGGAAAACTTCAAAGTGGAAGAAACAGCAAGTACTTTACCTACTCGGACACGAAAGGGGCCTGCAAGGAGAGGGAGGCAGAAGAGAGACTTCCAGAGGGACATCCTTCCGGGTCTTGTACCTTTATCAAGGAATGAAGTAACAGAAGATATTCAGACATTTGGAGGGATTATGAAAGCAACAGGTCATTCATGGCAATCAGGATTAACTAGAAGAAGCTCGACTAGGAACGGTAGTGGGAGGGGAAGGGGGAGGCCGAGGCGGCAAACACAGGTTACCCCTTCTTCCTCACCACCTGTTGTCACCAATGAAAGCAGCACTCCGTTGACGCAGCAACTCAATAACATTGAAGTGGCGTTGGAGGATAGGAGCCTAACAGGTTGGGGTAAAACAACTCGAAGGCCTCGAAGACAAAGGGGTCCACCGGCTGGTAATTCTCTGTTGATCCCAATTACATAA